Below is a genomic region from Isosphaeraceae bacterium EP7.
CTGGAGTCGCCCCGCACGGCATGCTTCCAGCCCCGCAGGCCCGCCACGAGCTTGTCTCGCAGGTTGCGGCGGCCGGCGCGGGCGGCCCACGAAGGCTCGGGGTCGGGCCAGTCGGCCAGGGACCGATCGGCGTCGGCCGACGTGGGCACGGGCAGGAGCCGGGGTGACGGGCGGTCCAGCCTCAGGGAGGCGCCCGGCGGCGAGTCGCCGCCGCGGGGGCTGGTGCTGCTGGTTCCGGCGCTGGTCTCGGGTCGTTCCGGCTGGGTCATCGTCGTGCGGCCTCGGGCTTCGTTCGTGTCCGCCGGCGGGCGTCTGGTGCCCACCTCGCCGGCTTCTCGCCGCGTCGGCTCCAAGCAGTTCAGGTCAGGTTACTGGGTCGGGGCATACCTCGGGTCGAATCGGTTCATCCCGCCGCCCACCGAGCCGACTCGCATGCCGGGGCTGAGCCTCGGGACGAGCTCGAAGCCAAAGGTGTAGCTGTGGCGCTGGGGGTCGACCGACAGGCCGACGGTGGTGAGGAAGTCGGGCCCGATCCGGGTCACCGAGAACATGGCACCCAGCAAGATCGCGTTGCCGAAGTCGTACGAGGTGGCCACGGTGGAGAACCACTTCGGGCTCATCTGGTAGCTGTACATGGCGTTGAGTGCCGACGTGGTGATGACGCCGCTGTTGATGATGTTGTAGCCGACGTAGAAGCTGGCCGAGGGGGGCCGCGCGACGGCCACGCCGATGTTGATCATCTCCAGGCCGAACGGGTCGTTCTTGAGCTTCGGGTTCACCTTGTTGAGCGACTCGCCGCTGATGTCGAAGAACTCGAACCAGCCCGAGGAGACGATGCTGGTGCGGTCGCCCAGGAACCACTCGTAGTTATAGGTGTTCTGGCCGAACGGCTTGCCGAAGTTGTCGCGGGTGGCCTGGGGGAAGTAGGTGGTGTCGATGTCGAAGGTCATCCAGTCGATGATCCGCCTGGCCCCTTCCGGCCCGCGCTTCGTCTGGAGCCGCTGGTGGATGCCCATGTGCACGGTGTCGATGGTCGTCTGGAGGTCGGTGGTGCCGGTGATCGGCGAGAGGCCCCGGCGGGTGATCAGCAGCCGAGGGTCGTACTGGGCCGGCAGGATGCCACCGCCGTAGCTGACCAGTGCGAAGTAGCGGCGGACGAACTCGTAGGTGTTGTCGTCGATGTCGTCCTGCACGCCCAGCTGGTTCAGCGGGACGGTCGAGTAGGCGTTGCGGTAATCGACGATGAAGTTGGCCTTGTGATTCAGGCCGTGGACGTTGAACAGCTCGTTCTCGACGGTGGGGAAGGCCCGGTGAGCCATGACGTCGGCGCGGGCTCCGTAGGCCCCCCAGAGCCGGCCGACTTCCTGGCCGCTGATCTGGTTGTTCCAGCCGACGGCCTGCACCTGGCCGTAGGGAACGACCCTGAGGAAGTCGAAGTTCAGGGGGATGTCCAGCTCGTGGGCCGTGAACAGTCGGCCCGACTCGAAGACCCCGGAGGTGTTGGAGGTGGGGTCATACGGCAGGAAGGCCGTCCCCAGGATGGGGCTGTCGGGGGTGACGTTGAACGGGTTGGGGTTGTTCACCTCGGAGGCCGTGTGCGTGTTGGCGTAGTTGGCTCCGGAGTGCTGATAGTAGTTCAGGCGGCCGCCGAAGAGCGAGTCTCCCAGGCGGTAGTAATCGAGCCGGGGGAGCCACTGGGTCTCGGTGTTGAAGTTCTGGAAGTTCCCCTCGGTGAGGATCGTGAACGCGGAATTGCCCCTCGACCGGATCAGATAGGCGAGCGTCGCCTGGTCCATGCCGGTCTCGTTGAGCCGCTTGTAGTACTGCTCCAGGAAGTAGCGGTCGGAGACGTAGGCGCCTTCGAGCTGGAGGCGGAAGTCGTCGAGCGGGTCCGACTCGTCGGTCAGGAGCGACTGCATGTGCCGGGCCAGGATCCGGCCGCGGAACCGCTCGCCGGGGGGGACCGACGTGCGCTGATATCCCAGCTTCGTCGGGGCGATGCCCGTGTCGGTGATGACGGCGGGGCCGCCGCCCAGCACGTCCATGCCATAGTCGTTCAGGCCCCAGACGTCGAAGTAGCCGAAGTATTCGCTGGCGTAGTTGGGGATCAGATCCTTGCCGAACCAGCCGATCTCGCTGCCCGCCGCGATGCCGCGGTAGCTGAGGTAGTCCAGGTCGAGGTTCCAGGTGTCGACGTTCGCCGGCTTCTTCAGCCCCAGGACCTTGAACCCGTCCCAGTCGGTGAGGACCTGCTGGCCGAAGTAGTTGTTGGTCCGGAAGCCGATCTGCCGCAGCGGCGGCTCGATCGAGTCGGCATCACCCACAAACCGGGGCCAGTAGAAGACGGGGACCGCCCCGATGTAGAAGAAGTTCTGGCGGGCGTCGAACCGCCAGGTGAGCTGCTTGGGGGCGTTGGGGTCGTCGGCCCGGCCCACCTTGTTGCCGGACCTCGGGTTCTTCTGCTGGCTCTCGACCCGCGTCAGGTCGATCGTCCGGCTGTTGAAGCGGTAGCCGGGCGTGGGGAACCGGCTGCCGCTGGTGGTCGTCGGCTGCGCCCTGATCTGCGGCAGTCCGAGGCCCATGCCGAAGCCGGCGCCAAGGTCCTGCATCTCGCGGAACTGCTCGATGCGCGGGGCCTTGGTCTTGATCGGCGCGATCAGGCCGGGGACGAACAGGTCGACCTGGCCGTCGGTGACGATGACCCGCTCGGTGCGCATGTCGATGAAGGCGCGGTCGCCGCGGAAGACCTTCTGGTCGCCGTTGCCCAGCTGCTTGCGCTCATCCTGGCGGATGATCACGTTGCCTTCGAGGTAGACCTCCATCGGCTCCTTGAGGTCCGACGTCGCCCGGCCGTTGCCGTCGAGCAACGCCCTGGGGGCCTTGGCGTCGGGCTTGCGGAAGACGACGACGCTGTCGGCCTCGATATCGATGATGCCGATGTTGGGCGCGGACGTGATCATATGCACGCCGCCGCGAATGACGAACACCTCAGTGCCGTCGGGCCGGTCTGGCTGCTTGTTGTCGAGCAGCGGCGAGGCACCGTCGCGGGGCTCGATCGTGGTGACACGCTGGGTAAAAGGCATCAAGGGGCCGGCGCCCACGCCCTCGTCGTCCGGCGCAGCATCACCCTCGGCCCGCGGCTCGGAGGGCATCGACTCCTCGGGCAGCGGATTGAGCAGGGTCGGCGGCGGGTCGACGTCGGGGGCCGATTCGGCCGCCGGGTCGATGGGCAGGTTTCCGCCCATGTTGCCGCCGAAGGCGTCTGCGTTGAACTGGGCCGGGGTGACCGCAGGATCGGCGGGGATCTGGCCCGGCGCGGCCTCGATCGGGGCCGTCGCGGCGACTTCCAGCACCGCGGGAAGCTCGGGCAGCGGCGCGGCGGGGTCCGAGGTCGCCGCCACCTCGGCCGGCGGGGCCGGCGGCAGATCCGGCAGCGCCGCCTCGGCGGTCGCCGGCAAGTCGGCCGGCGTCGGCTCGGACTGGGCGGCGGCAACGGGCTCGGCTGGAGGTGGAGAGATGGGCGCGGGCTCGACCGCGACGGGCGGGGCGACGCCGGTCGTCGCGACGGGCGCGGCGGACGCGAGCTGGGCGGTCGGCCGATTCAGGGTGTCGGGGAAGGCGCGGGCGATGAGCGGGAGCCGGGGCGGGCTGGGCAGGCGCTCAACGCCGTCCTTCTCGTAGGTCTTCAATTGGGTCGGGCGTGCCGAGCTGAGCTCGGCGCGGACGGGCCTGGCCGAGGCCTCCTCGCGGCCGCTGAGGGTGACGTGCCCCTCGGCATACAGCTCGATTCGTGCCTCGTCCTTCGAGCCTTCCGGCGGCGGCGTGAACCGGGCGAGTATCCGGCCGGCGCGCACCCCTTCGACCCCTTGCAGGGCCGCGGCCTGGCCTTCCAGCAGGGCCCAGCGCACCGGGTCGTCGTCCCAGGTCCGCAGGCGCTCGGCGGTCAGCACGACCGGATCGGATGCCGATGCGGCGATCCGTACGGGCACATCGGCGGGAGCCGTCGCGAGGGCGACGCCCCCGACGACGAATATCGCCAGCCAGGCGGCGAGCGGCCCGAGATGGCCCCCGCGCAGTGGCCGGGCCCGGCCGTTGGTCTGGTCGTATCCCCGCACGCGTCCTCCGATGAGCTCGGCACCACGACGCGGGCCAACCCGGCCTTCCTTGGCCGGACGCAAGCCCGCACCTTCCGCCGGACTTTGCGCAAGGCAAAGCCCCGACTTGGGCGTGTCGATCGGCCCGTCGCGCGGCGACGGCGAGCCGACACCCGGGCACATGGTTGGCCTGGGGGGGGCGGCTCGGTCCGGCGGTTTTGGTGGGGATTCGTGGCGGTGCGGCAAGCCGAGGACGGGACGTTCGGGCGGCAAGGTAACGGCGGGGCCGGGAAGCGTCAAGCGGAGTCACGCGCGGGTCCCGGCCCGGCGGATCAGGGGGCCGCGGCGAACCAGCGTTCGAAGGAGTCGAAGGTGGCGGCCGCAGAGTCGACGATCCGGTCCTCGGCGTCGGGGGAGTCGGAGCGAGCCGTCAGGGCGTCGCCGAAGGCCTTCCACATCGACCCCACGCGGTCGCCGTAGCTGCTGAAGAAGGCCAGGGCCCCGGCGGCCTCGGGAAGCTCCTTGGAGACCGACTTGCGGACGTACTGGCCGCCCAGGGTCGCCCCCTCCATCACATACATGCAGCCGAGCGCCTCGGGCCGCCCCGGCAAGGGGGGCAGGTCGCGGCAGAGTGGCAGGGCGTCGATCTCGGACTCGCCCAGGCCCAGGGCCAGCAGGTCGCGCCGCAGCAAGGGGGTCTTGCGACGGTCGTCCAGCTCGAGGCCTTCTTCCCCCCCGAGGAGCGGGACGAGGGCCGCCTCGGCGGGCGCGTAGAACCCGTAGAATCGCTCGATCAGGACGCGATACCCCTCGATCGTGGCACATCGGCCGCCGATGTTCACGCGCCCTTCCAGGGCTTCGTGTTGCGGCCGGGTCCGCTCCTTCAGACGTTTCAGGACCATCGGAACTCATCTCTGGAGGCCGGCGTGGGCCTCCGTCTCGGGGCGGTGCGAATTCAAAGGGTTCGGCAAGTCAGGTCGGTCAGGCGCGCCGGGCGAGGGCCTCCGGCACGTCGGCCGAGAGGATTCGCTCCAGGGTTGCCAGGTCGACCGGCTTGACCAGGTGATGGTCGAAGCCCGCCTCGTGCGAGAGCCTTATGTCGCGGTCGCTGCCATAGCCGGTCACCGCCACCAGCAGCGTCGAGCGATGCTCGGCCCGCCCTCGCAGTTGCCGGGCGACTTCATAACCATCCATGGTCGGCAGCCCGATGTCCAGGAGGACCACGTCGGGCCGGAAGTCGCGGGCCGCCTCCAGGGCCTCGGGACCGTCGTAGGCGAGCCTCGTCTCGTGCCCCATGAACTGCAAGAGCATCGCGAGGCACTGGGCGGCGGTCGCGTTGTCGTCGACGACCAGGATCTGGAGCGGCCGGGCCGCCTTGCCGTCATCCGTCGTCGAATCCAGGTCGGCGTCGGCCTGCTCGACGGGCAGCGGCAGGCAGACGGCGAACTCGCTCCCCCGCCCGGGCCCCGGGCTGGAGGCGGCGACGGTCCCGCCGTGCAGCTCGACCAGGATCCGGACCAGGGTCAGACCGATCCCGAGGCCTCCCTGGCTCCGGTCCAGCGACCGCTCGGCCTGGGCAAACAGGTCGAAGACATGCGGGAGCATCTCCGGGGCGATGCCGATGCCGGTGTCGCGGACCTTCAGGATCAGCTCCGCCTCGGCGCGCCTCGCCTCGACCTCGATCGAGCCCCCCGGGTCGGTGTACTTCACGGCATTGGCCAGCAGGTTCACCAGCACCTGGCCCAGCCGCGTCGGGTCGCCCTGCAGTTGGATGGGCTCGTCGGGCAGGCGGACGGAGAGGTTGTGCCGCATCGCCTCGACCGAGGGGCGGACCGACTCGATGGCCTGATCCATCAGCGCCGTCAGCTCCACCGGCTCAGACCGGAGCGTGATCGCCCCCCTCGCGATGCGCGAGACGTCCAGCAAGTCGTCGACCAGGCGGACGAGGTGCCTGACCTGGCGCTCGATGAGGGCCCGCATCTGCTCGCGGATCTGGGGGTCTTCGCCCCGCAGGCCCATGATCTGGACGGCGTTGAGGATGGGGGCCATGGGGTTCCGAAGCTCGTGGGCGAGCATCGCCAGGAACTCGTCCTTGCGGCGATCGGTGTCGCGTGCCTCGTCGTACAGCCGCTCCAGCTCCAGCCGCTGCCGCGCCAGCTCGCGGGTCGTCTCGACCTTGTGGATCGACTCCTCGATGGTGTGCCGCAGGCCTTCGGCCGTGAAGTGCCCTTTGACCAGGTAGTCGTGCACGCCGAGCTTCAGGGCCTGCACGGCGACGATCTCGCCCCCCCGGCCGGTGAGCATCACGACCGCGAAGGGGGCCACGCCGGTGCCTCCCTCCAGCGTCTCCAGAAACTCCAGCCCGTCCATGTCGGGCAGGTCGTAGTCGAGCAGCATGCAATCGAAGTCGGGCGAGGCCTTCAAGGCCTGGATGGCCTCCTCGCCGGTGCCGGCCTCGGTCAGAACGTAGGAGATCGAGGGGTCCTGGGACAGGTGGCGGCGGATGATCTCGCGGTCCTCGGGGCTATCTTCCACGATCAGGACGCGGCGCTCGGCCTTGGGTTCGGGCGGGGCGGACGGGGGCGTCATCATCAGAGGGGGCCCCCGGGAAGGGTCACGGCTTCGAACCAGTACTCGTTGAGCTGCCTGATCGTGCCGAGTAGCTGCTTGAAGTCGACCGGCTTGATGATGTAGCTGCTGGCGCCCCGGTGATAGCAGGCGTCGATGTCGATCGGGCTCGATGAGGTGGTCAGCACCACAACGGGGGTGCCGCGGATCGCCACGTTGGCCTTGATCTGCTCGAGGACCTCCTGGCCGTCGGTGCCCGGCAGGTTCAGGTCTAGCAGCACCAGGGCGGCCTTGGGCGCCTTGCCTTCCTCGGCGTAGCGGCCGCGGCAGAGCAGGTAGTCGAGCGCCTCCTCGCCATCGACGCAGCGTCGGACGGGCCGGTTCGCCTCGGTCTTGCGGAAGGCCCTCAGCGTCGCCTCGAAATCCTCGTCGCTATCCTCGACCACCAGGATCACTCGACCGGAGTCCATTCGCATGCCCTCAGACCCTCAGCGTGAAATAGAACGTCGAGCCCTGTTCCGGTCCGGACTCGACCCAGATGCTTCCGCCGTGCCGTTCGACGATCTTCTTGGCGATCGTCAGCCCGGCCCCCGTCCCGCCGCCGAATTTATCGCGGCCGTGCAGCCGCTTGAAGAGCCTGAAGATGAGCAGGGCATGCTTCTCCGGGATGCCGATCCCGTTGTCGCGGACGTAGAGCACCAGCTCGCCGGGGGGTGTCGGCATACCTTCCGCCGGCCTGACCGGCTCCGCATAGCCGATCTCGACCCACGCCGGGCGGTTGAGATTGTATTTGATCGCGTTGGCGACGAGGTTGCTCAGCACCTCGCCGATCCCCACCCGGTCGCAACGCACCACGGGCAAGGGGCGAGGGATCCTG
It encodes:
- a CDS encoding biliverdin-producing heme oxygenase produces the protein MVLKRLKERTRPQHEALEGRVNIGGRCATIEGYRVLIERFYGFYAPAEAALVPLLGGEEGLELDDRRKTPLLRRDLLALGLGESEIDALPLCRDLPPLPGRPEALGCMYVMEGATLGGQYVRKSVSKELPEAAGALAFFSSYGDRVGSMWKAFGDALTARSDSPDAEDRIVDSAAATFDSFERWFAAAP
- a CDS encoding response regulator, with the translated sequence MMTPPSAPPEPKAERRVLIVEDSPEDREIIRRHLSQDPSISYVLTEAGTGEEAIQALKASPDFDCMLLDYDLPDMDGLEFLETLEGGTGVAPFAVVMLTGRGGEIVAVQALKLGVHDYLVKGHFTAEGLRHTIEESIHKVETTRELARQRLELERLYDEARDTDRRKDEFLAMLAHELRNPMAPILNAVQIMGLRGEDPQIREQMRALIERQVRHLVRLVDDLLDVSRIARGAITLRSEPVELTALMDQAIESVRPSVEAMRHNLSVRLPDEPIQLQGDPTRLGQVLVNLLANAVKYTDPGGSIEVEARRAEAELILKVRDTGIGIAPEMLPHVFDLFAQAERSLDRSQGGLGIGLTLVRILVELHGGTVAASSPGPGRGSEFAVCLPLPVEQADADLDSTTDDGKAARPLQILVVDDNATAAQCLAMLLQFMGHETRLAYDGPEALEAARDFRPDVVLLDIGLPTMDGYEVARQLRGRAEHRSTLLVAVTGYGSDRDIRLSHEAGFDHHLVKPVDLATLERILSADVPEALARRA
- a CDS encoding response regulator, with protein sequence MDSGRVILVVEDSDEDFEATLRAFRKTEANRPVRRCVDGEEALDYLLCRGRYAEEGKAPKAALVLLDLNLPGTDGQEVLEQIKANVAIRGTPVVVLTTSSSPIDIDACYHRGASSYIIKPVDFKQLLGTIRQLNEYWFEAVTLPGGPL